The Huiozyma naganishii CBS 8797 chromosome 6, complete genome genome includes a window with the following:
- the MIN6 gene encoding Min6p (similar to Saccharomyces cerevisiae YBL039W-B; ancestral locus Anc_7.478) — protein MWFYQRNPLWEWLRRAVQRPADVFMWLFTGIIVGSTVYLILGLPGPPTTGRDRPRRGRGQ, from the coding sequence ATGTGGTTCTACCAACGCAACCCGCTATGGGAATGGCTGCGAAGGGCCGTGCAGAGGCCCGCTGACGTGTTCATGTGGCTATTCACGGGGATCATCGTCGGATCCACGGTGTACTTGATTTTGGGGCTCCCAGGGCCCCCTACAACCGGGCGCGACCGTCCCCGGAGGGGTAGAGGGCAGTGA
- the KNAG0F03610 gene encoding uncharacterized protein: MNILSPLRPIIPRFTLSTSTFAPRLLLKLFIRLELKSKYRLDTSILLRLTKVQNVELEDKSRVCQFYIKVDTTICHKLITFENKKRQQKNESRTLQHHMIDQHGTHVKDSSNVFCTCVHHDRQKKTESARDKEKSSKLWIALLKGLSKRRPKVVLNLTTCLIGGGVRTELSVFDSRLIMFCSATSRPHYTLIMVRAVIPHRFGSLWAGACQNVRICLIEKGLEPYQCDGERAAP; this comes from the coding sequence ATGAACATTCTCTCCCCACTCCGACCGATCATACCTCGATTCACGTTATCAACCTCTACATTTGCGCCTCGGTTATTGTTAAAGCTGTTCATTCGTTTAGAGCTAAAATCTAAGTACCGTCTTGATACCAGCATTTTATTAAGACTAACCAAAGTTCAGAATGTTGAACTGGAGGATAAATCCAGGGTTTGTCAATTTTACATTAAGGTAGACACCACGATCTGCCACAAGTTAAtaacttttgaaaataaGAAAAGACAACAGAAAAATGAATCAAGAACTTTGCAACATCATATGATCGATCAACATGGTACTCATGTTAAAGACAGTTCCAACGTTTTTTGCACTTGTGTCCATCACGACCGtcagaaaaaaactgaatcTGCAAGGGACAAAGAAAAGTCCAGCAAACTCTGGATAGCTCTATTGAAAGGGCTGTCCAAAAGAAGGCCAAAAGTAGTGCTAAACCTGACGACGTGTCTCATTGGCGGTGGTGTTAGGACTGAGCTATCCGTTTTTGACTCTAGATTAATCATGTTCTGCAGTGCGACATCACGGCCACATTATACACTTATAATGGTGAGAGCAGTGATACCGCACCGTTTCGGCTCATTGTGGGCAGGCGCTTGCCAGAATGTAAGAATTTGTTTAATAGAAAAAGGTCTCGAACCATATCAGTGCGATGGTGAGAGAGCAGCTCCGTGA
- the KNAG0F03640 gene encoding uncharacterized protein (similar to Saccharomyces cerevisiae YJR112W-A; ancestral locus Anc_7.487), with protein sequence MQFRKRVVTLLALNNPRVSCTLGLGTSLPGPISAITSQHDKLVHFFAFLGESLLFVLSFPRGESLRVPLPQWLVRRWPAGEDLSRSHTPSQEWDKYAVAAVLFALVGSIASEFLQFAVTRGRRNFDPRDMCANTLGSLVGLLLARGVETL encoded by the coding sequence ATGCAGTTTAGGAAGCGGGTTGTCACTTTGCTCGCCCTCAACAACCCTAGGGTGTCTTGTACCTTAGGCCTGGGCACGTCACTTCCAGGCCCCATTAGCGCGATAACATCGCAGCATGACAAGCTGGTGCACTTCTTTGCGTTTCTCGGGGAGTCCCTGCTGTTCGTGTTGAGTTTCCCTCGCGGCGAGTCCCTCCGCGTTCCATTGCCGCAGTGGCTCGTGAGGAGGTGGCCCGCAGGGGAAGACCTGTCCCGTTCTCACACGCCATCTCAAGAATGGGACAAGTACGCTGTTGCCGCGGTGCTTTTTGCGCTAGTGGGGAGCATCGCAAGCGAGTTTCTCCAGTTTGCAGTGACCCGTGGCCGCCGCAACTTCGACCCGAGGGATATGTGTGCTAACACGCTCGGGAGTCTTGTTGGGTTGCTCTTGGCACGCGGTGTCGAGACACTGTGA
- the MCM16 gene encoding Mcm16p (similar to Saccharomyces cerevisiae MCM16 (YPR046W); ancestral locus Anc_7.475): protein MDRIEQLERAHVQVHSQLLQELDRLYFLKEGGSKGTLGVNEKHLLALRRQLQLSLEKSVAAAKTLKRLGDETAGTNSSEQAITLRLKDLMDANGALDEEIADTMQHTLQLNDDLSRATAEFDTLKSQLQNLHPQVTQQLVTNPPETTEEIAATATPQSETLQELLTALQLISGSL from the coding sequence ATGGACCGAATCGAGCAATTGGAGCGTGCACACGTGCAGGTGCACTCGCAGTTACTGCAGGAGCTGGACAGACTgtactttttgaaggaagGGGGGAGTAAGGGCACACTGGGCGTCAACGAGAAACATCTGCTGGCGTTGCGTCGGCAATTGCAACTCTCACTGGAGAAGTCCGTTGCCGCAGCGAAGACTCTGAAACGGCTCGGAGACGAGACGGCTGGTACGAACAGTTCCGAGCAGGCGATTACACTCCGACTGAAAGACCTAATGGATGCCAACGGGGCGCTGGACGAGGAGATCGCAGACACGATGCAACACACGCTGCAATTGAATGACGACCTGTCGCGTGCGACCGCTGAGTTCGACACGCTCAAATCGCAGCTGCAGAATCTCCATCCGCAGGTCACGCAGCAATTGGTCACCAACCCGCCGGAAACGACCGAGGAAATCGCGGCAACGGCCACACCGCAGTCAGAGACACTACAGGAACTACTGACCGCTTTGCAATTGATCTCAGGGTCCCTGTGA
- the THP3 gene encoding Thp3p (similar to Saccharomyces cerevisiae YPR045C; ancestral locus Anc_7.471), which produces MNYNSVVPHQLGRKRRQQSPPVVERPAERIPDPLFPADAEDERRLKRAARFAPGGSDKVKLGNTFDSIQAEEDYRNLNAISTKSHKFDKNKPVVGLCQTLEKSYLRLTSEPNPQQVRPLAVLRKAYDLIMHKYTNGDATYTYLCDQFKSIRQDLRVQMIENKFTLKVYQTHARLALQFNDLGEYNQCQSRLLALYALPSMKKADYEEFTSYLILYYILTDDIVSITQLKCNLLANNAPVCKHPRVKTAFALFQAKSVGNYHNFMKLANGISGYGASLVAAFLEKERLKALSVICQSYNQISLDFLSQELQFKDVDEAVQFCTSKSLQRFIVTKNKGQASEFVYLDARLSRPTVVQLYEKSKKIDIKGQK; this is translated from the coding sequence ATGAATTACAATAGTGTTGTGCCGCATCAATTGGGGAGAAAACGGAGACAGCAGTCGCCTCCAGTGGTCGAACGCCCCGCAGAAAGAATTCCGGATCCGCTGTTCCCCGCAGATGCTGAAGATGAGAGGAGGCTTAAACGGGCCGCCAGGTTTGCCCCCGGTGGGTCAGACAAGGTGAAATTAGGTAACACGTTTGACTCGATACAAGCGGAGGAGGACTACCGGAATCTCAACGCAATTAGCACGAAATCGCACAAGtttgacaagaacaagCCCGTCGTGGGGCTTTGCCAGACGCTCGAGAAATCGTACCTGCGGCTGACCTCTGAGCCGAACCCGCAGCAAGTGCGGCCTTTGGCCGTGCTGCGCAAGGCGTACGATCTGATAATGCACAAGTACACAAACGGCGACGCCACTTACACCTACCTGTGCGACCAATTCAAGTCAATCAGACAGGACCTGCGCGTGCAGATGATAGAAAACAAGTTCACTTTAAAAGTGTACCAGACACACGCGCGACTCGCTCTCCAGTTCAACGATTTGGGAGAGTACAACCAATGCCAGAGCCGGCTGCTGGCTCTCTACGCACTACCCTCCATGAAGAAGGCAGACTACGAGGAGTTCACGAGTTATCTGATACTATACTACATCTTAACCGACGACATTGTATCAATAACACAACTTAAATGCAATTTGCTCGCTAATAACGCTCCCGTTTGCAAACATCCAAGGGTCAAGACTGCGTTCGCGTTGTTCCAAGCGAAAAGCGTGGGTAACTATCACAATTTTATGAAACTGGCAAATGGGATCTCCGGGTACGGTGCATCCCTCGTAGCGGCATTCTTAGAGAAGGAGAGATTGAAGGCGCTGAGCGTGATTTGCCAAAGTTACAACCAGATCAGCTTGGATTTCTTGTCACAAGAGTTGCAGTTCAAAGATGTCGACGAGGCGGTGCAATTTTGTACCAGTAAATCACTTCAAAGATTCATTGTAACAAAAAACAAGGGCCAAGCTAGCGAGTTTGTCTACTTGGACGCACGACTGAGTCGACCCACAGTGGTGCAACTTTACGAAAAATCCAAGAAGATAGACATTAAGGGCCAAAAATGA
- the PRE7 gene encoding proteasome core particle subunit beta 6 (similar to Saccharomyces cerevisiae PRE7 (YBL041W); ancestral locus Anc_7.480) → MKSCSGKTVPPPPLPLEHPSAMSQPIEHQFNPYSDNGGTILGIAGEDFAVLAGDTRHTTDYSINSRSESKVFDVGDGIVISANGFAADSTALVKRFRNSLKWYHFNENEKRLSLSAAARNIQHLLYGKRFFPYYVHTIIAGLDEEGKGAVYSFDPVGSYEREQCRAGGAAASLIMPFLDNQVNFKNQYVPGTGEKRPITYLSVEEVVKLVRDSFTSATERHIHVGDGLEILIVTKDGVRREYHELKRD, encoded by the coding sequence ATGAAAAGTTGTAGTGGCAAAACAGtgccaccaccaccactaccactaGAGCACCCCAGCGCCATGTCTCAGCCGATAGAACACCAGTTCAACCCGTACAGTGACAACGGTGGTACGATCCTGGGGATCGCGGGGGAGGACTTCGCCGTGCTCGCGGGGGATACCCGTCACACAACAGACTACTCCATCAATTCCCGGTCCGAGTCGAAAGTGTTCGACGTCGGGGACGGGATAGTCATCTCAGCGAACGGGTTTGCCGCGGACTCGACGGCCCTGGTCAAGCGGTTCCGGAACTCGCTCAAGTGGTACCATTTCAACGAGAACGAGAAGAGGTTGTCCCTCTCCGCTGCTGCTAGAAACATCCAACATTTGCTCTACGGGAAAAGATTCTTCCCGTACTACGTGCACACGATCATCGCTGGGCTAGACGAGGAGGGGAAGGGCGCAGTGTACTCGTTCGACCCTGTCGGGTCCTACGAAAGGGAACAGTGCCGTGCAGGTGGCGCCGCCGCGTCCCTGATCATGCCATTCTTGGATAACCAAgtcaatttcaagaacCAGTACGTCCCAGGGACAGGTGAAAAACGCCCCATCACGTACCTCTCCGTCGAAGAGGTCGTCAAACTCGTGAGGGACTCCTTCACCTCCGCCACGGAACGCCACATCCATGTGGGTGACGGACTGGAAATACTCATCGTCACAAAGGACGGCGTCCGCAGAGAGTACCACGAACTAAAGAGAGATTGA
- the PSY4 gene encoding Psy4p (similar to Saccharomyces cerevisiae PSY4 (YBL046W); ancestral locus Anc_7.485): MNRNGIESEELYGYLRRVVVERDEGALCGAHEWTPLLVDHFSETIPRELFQVGPAGGDVDSLRERLVVVGGLLTDRFVSGGGVPFTFVRVCELCFQPFDYFRPSELDKFVRAMEKCVEGVQTFWRGATPVEESAAVGSPADATTEDVSMSVVPFIEDEKAVMREYESFFKEIDGVMSLNAQYEEDDDDDDDVNGGGGDPRAGDFLSEEYYEDDSDDADYEDPEPKKKRKSRCTELDNYEYADEDVDDEDEEGDAIGKGGDEELPSTPNKKSRRMKAEGIESPGSSGDKIRTLEGEEGTNK, encoded by the coding sequence ATGAACCGGAACGGGATAGAGTCTGAGGAGCTGTACGGGTATTTGCGGCGGGTGGTTGTGGAGAGGGACGAAGGTGCGCTATGCGGTGCCCACGAGTGGACGCCTCTGCTCGTGGACCACTTCAGCGAGACGATCCCTCGCGAGTTGTTCCAGGTAGGCCCCGCTGGCGGCGACGTGGATTCGCTGAGGGAGAggcttgttgttgtgggTGGGTTGCTGACGGACCGGTTTGTCTCTGGTGGAGGGGTTCCTTTTACATTTGTGCGTGTCTGCGAGTTGTGCTTCCAACCGTTTGACTACTTCCGACCCAGCGAGTTGGACAAGTTCGTGAGGGCGATGGAGAAGTGTGTGGAAGGTGTGCAGACATTCTGGCGCGGAGCCACCCCGGTGGAGGAATCAGCGGCGGTGGGGTCCCCCGCAGACGCAACGACGGAGGATGTCTCGATGAGCGTCGTGCCGTTTATTGAGGACGAGAAGGCCGTCATGCGGGAGTACgagtccttcttcaaagagatcgaCGGAGTGATGTCGCTGAACGCGCAgtacgaggaggacgacgacgacgatgacgatgtgaatggtggtggtggggaCCCACGAGCGGGTGATTTCCTCTCCGAGGAGTACTACGAGGACGACAGCGATGACGCAGACTACGAGGACCCTGAgccgaagaagaagcggaAGTCGCGGTGCACGGAGCTGGACAACTACGAGTACGCTGACGAGGATgtcgatgatgaggatgaggaagGGGACGCAATTGGCAAAGGTGGTGATGAGGAGTTGCCCTCGACTCCGAATAAGAAGTCTCGCCGCATGAAGGCGGAAGGTATTGAGTCACCCGGGAGCAGTGGGGACAAGATACGAACGCTTGAGGGTGAAGAAGGTACGAATAAATAA
- the COR1 gene encoding ubiquinol--cytochrome-c reductase subunit COR1 (similar to Saccharomyces cerevisiae COR1 (YBL045C); ancestral locus Anc_7.484), with product MLRCSRALRLNYREVLRRSLATDAGASTSSVAATELSSGLTVVSRCIPQALTESYTLQFNNAGSVVETPYNNGVANLWSHAFKVSAPELALRSRVNRETQWFSVDTVAGKSGSANSALAHLEQFWKQELPLERARDATLQQLATLENHKQHKAVKEHLHSTAFQNTPLALPRRGISENVEQLTLQDTKEFASKVYTAANATVYVTGPQQHELVVEQVQRQLSLPTAGVRAATRERPAKSTFLGSEVRLRDDTLPKAWVAIAVESEPIGSPDFLVAETAAQIFGSYNAHEPQSRQQGIKLLDNIQEYQLCESFSHFNYSYRDTGLWGVVTQTPNVMGVDDLVHFTLKQWNRLSVSITETELERGKAMLKLKLGLQNPLDSTTLARNEYLRIPSADIKQVYAKIDAITVKDLKKWANKRLWDQDIAIAGMGQIEGLLDYMRIRNDMSMMRW from the coding sequence ATGTTACGCTGCAGTCGTGCCCTGAGATTGAACTACCGGGAGGTGTTGCGCAGGTCGCTGGCCACTGACGCCGGCGCCTCGACCAGCTCCGTCGCCGCGACGGAGCTGTCCAGTGGTCTGACCGTCGTCTCCAGGTGTATCCCACAGGCTTTGACCGAATCGTACACCCTACAGTTCAATAACGCCGGGTCCGTAGTCGAAACACCGTACAATAACGGTGTTGCTAACCTGTGGTCGCACgcgttcaaagtgtccgCCCCGGAACTGGCACTGCGTTCAAGAGTCAACAGAGAGACTCAATGGTTCTCCGTCGACACCGTCGCTGGGAAGAGCGGATCCGCAAACAGCGCACTGGCCCATTTGGAgcagttttggaaacagGAGTTGCCCCTGGAGAGAGCAAGGGACGCTACGTTGCAACAGCTGGCTACACTGGAGAACCATAAACAACACAAAGCTGTCAAGGAACATCTACATTCAACCGCGTTCCAGAACACACCGCTGGCGCTACCGAGGAGAGGGATCTCCGAGAACGTAGAACAACTCACGTTGCAAGACACAAAGGAGTTCGCCAGTAAAGTGTACACCGCTGCAAACGCAACAGTGTACGTCACGGGACCACAGCAGCACGAACTTGTCGTAGAACAAGTGCAAAGACAGCTCAGTTTGCCCACTGCTGGGGTCCGGGCCGCCACCAGGGAGAGACCAGCAAAATCAACTTTCTTAGGGTCAGAGGTCCGCCTCAGAGATGACACTCTGCCAAAGGCATGGGTCGCCATCGCCGTCGAGTCTGAACCGATAGGGTCTCCGGATTTCCTCGTCGCTGAGACCGCGGCACAGATATTCGGCTCGTACAACGCCCACGAACCACAGTCGAGACAGCAGGGGATCAAACTACTGGATAACATCCAGGAGTACCAGCTCTGCGAGTCCTTCTCCCACTTCAATTACTCTTACAGGGACACCGGGCTATGGGGGGTCGTCACGCAAACTCCCAATGTCATGGGTGTAGACGATCTCGTCCAtttcactttgaaacagtGGAATAGACTCTCCGTATCCATCACGGAGACGGAACTGGAGAGGGGCAAAGCAATGCTCAAGTTGAAACTCGGGTTGCAGAACCCACTGGACTCGACTACACTCGCCAGGAACGAGTACTTGCGTATCCCATCCGCGGACATCAAACAGGTGTACGCGAAGATCGACGCAATTACAgtcaaggacttgaagaagtggGCCAACAAAAGACTGTGGGACCAGGATATCGCCATAGCAGGGATGGGCCAGATCGAGGGACTGTTGGACTACATGAGAATAAGAAACGACATGTCCATGATGAGATGGTGA
- the KNAG0F03530 gene encoding uncharacterized protein (ancestral locus Anc_7.469) → MVSMFPAFPHYSYHDRVNLHGVKKPLSISTPIQQYPNESARFKQSIMSVQRVPPTEVKFFYAIADYDPTKSWQASEHALSMPLVLHKGDLVQLISFVDDTTCFVKLVNKIGEGCVLYSVLKEHRSLNRALTLKRVPKDQDRLLHLNEGPLQTLSYRGRTLMELTPPTSPSTIASDTFSHGTQSRASSVSSTSNSSTSSVNYRIPVLKVQVVNLNTSQSRLSYSLNLVNAEGQKFRRDRYYQEFYSIHTHLLTVCDKPGVKLPLLPLPCVANECSNNETRVNELTSYVSELIETVRNSGSQQMVDTLQQWLVLGDETRMIKIKVLINGDYRVFKCESTAIETLEKLRKVVNYNLHLHIDYNLVTKIDGWYIVSLSNEDVYAEAFTKVKESQRLILEVKV, encoded by the coding sequence ATGGTTTCCATGTTTCCGGCATTTCCGCATTACTCTTATCACGACAGAGTTAATTTACATGGGGTAAAGAAACCGCTATCAATATCGACGCCAATTCAACAGTATCCTAATGAGTCTGCCCGATTCAAACAGTCAATAATGTCTGTCCAAAGAGTACCACCCACGGAGGTGAAATTCTTCTATGCGATTGCAGATTATGACCCAACCAAGAGTTGGCAAGCATCAGAACATGCACTTTCCATGCCTCTAGTATTACACAAGGGTGACTTGGTTCAACTAATCTCATTTGTTGATGATACTACGTGCTTTGTGAAACTCGTAAATAAAATTGGGGAAGGGTGTGTTCTGTACAGTGTACTCAAGGAGCACAGAAGTCTGAATAGGGCACTGACCTTGAAAAGGGTACCCAAAGATCAAGACAGACTGTTGCATTTGAACGAAGGTCCCTTACAGACACTTTCCTACCGGGGAAGGACGCTGATGGAGTTGACGCCGCCAACGTCCCCGTCTACCATTGCGTCTGATACATTCTCTCATGGGACCCAGAGCAGAGCTTCGTCGGTCTCCTCAACGTCAAATAGTTCAACAAGCTCTGTCAACTACCGCATACCAGTCCTAAAAGTTCAAGTAGTGAACCTAAATACAAGTCAGTCGCGATTATCTTATTCTTTGAACCTAGTCAATGCAGAGGGCCAAAAGTTTAGACGCGACAGATACTATCAAGAGTTTTATAGCATCCACACACACCTACTAACAGTGTGTGATAAACCGGGTGTCAAGTTGCCCCTGCTGCCCCTGCCGTGCGTGGCCAACGAGTGCTCAAACAACGAGACCAGAGTCAACGAATTAACCAGTTACGTCTCGGAGCTTATCGAGACTGTTAGAAATTCAGGGAGTCAGCAGATGGTGGATACTTTACAGCAATGGCTGGTGTTGGGTGATGAGACGCGAATGATCAAAATAAAGGTCTTGATCAACGGCGATTATCGTGTTTTCAAATGCGAGAGCACCGCTATCGAAACGCTTGAAAAACTGCGGAAAGTGGTAAACTATAATCTGCACCTCCACATAGATTACAACCTCGTCACCAAAATTGACGGTTGGTACATTGTTAGTTTAAGCAATGAGGATGTATACGCCGAGGCGTTCACGAAAGTAAAGGAGTCACAGAGGCTGATACTGGAGGTGAAAGTATGA
- the ERD2 gene encoding Erd2p (similar to Saccharomyces cerevisiae ERD2 (YBL040C); ancestral locus Anc_7.479): MINLFRIFGDLSHLASIGILLHTVRSTQSIDGISFKTQALYALVFMTRYLDLFTWHWVSLYNFLMKVFFLASSVYIVVLLQQFRTKNPIAYKEMVLQDTFKIHFLLLGSLVAGLCFHHRFTLLEILWSFSVWLESVAILPQLFMLSKSGRAQSLTVHYIFALGLYRFLYIFNWIWRYVSEARVDKIAVVAGIVQTAMYSDFFYIYYKKVIRGNAGNLPV; encoded by the coding sequence ATGATCAATCTGTTCCGGATATTTGGTGACCTGTCGCACTTGGCGAGTATTGGGATCTTGCTGCACACAGTGCGGTCGACGCAGTCGATTGACGGGATCTCATTCAAGACGCAGGCGTTGTACGCGCTCGTGTTCATGACGCGGTACTTGGACCTGTTCACGTGGCACTGGGTCTCGCTGTACAACTTCCTGATGAAAGTGTTCTTCCTTGCGTCGAGCGTGTACATCGTTGTGCTTCTGCAGCAGTTCCGGACGAAAAACCCTATTGCGTACAAGGAGATGGTCCTACAggacactttcaagatCCATTTCCTGCTTTTGGGGAGTCTCGTTGCCGGGCTCTGTTTCCACCACAGGTTCACTTTGCTCGAGATCCTGTGGTCCTTTTCCGTGTGGCTTGAGTCTGTCGCGATCCTACCTCAATTGTTCATGCTGTCCAAGTCTGGCAGAGCGCAGTCTCTGACGGTCCATTACATCTTTGCCCTTGGGTTGTACCGGTTCCTGTacatcttcaactggatctGGCGGTACGTCTCCGAGGCTCGTGTCGACAAGATCGCCGTTGTTGCCGGGATCGTGCAGACGGCCATGTACTCGGACTTCTTTTACATCTACTACAAGAAAGTCATCAGGGGCAACGCTGGGAACCTCCCCGTGTAA
- the URA7 gene encoding CTP synthase URA7 (similar to Saccharomyces cerevisiae URA7 (YBL039C) and URA8 (YJR103W); ancestral locus Anc_7.476) yields MKYVVVSGGVISGIGKGVLASSTGMLLKTLGLKVTSIKIDPYMNIDAGTMSPLEHGECFVLNDGGETDLDLGNYERYLNVTLTRDHNITTGKIYSHVIARERKGDYLGKTVQIVPHLTNAIQDWIERVAKVPVDDTGLEPDVCIIELGGTVGDIESAPFVEALRQFQFRVGRENFCLIHVSLVPLIHGEEKTKPTQAAIKDLRSLGLVPDMIACRCARVLEKSTIEKIAMFCHVGPEQVVNVHDVNSTYHVPLLLLEQKMIDYLHDRLNLTSIELSEEDVEKGGHLLKKWKATTGNFDSSMDTVKIALVGKYTNLKDSYLSVIKALEHSSMMCRRKLEIKWVEATDLEPEMQEADKEKFHFAWKEVTTADGILVPGGFGTRGTEGMILAARWARENKIPYLGVCLGLQIATIEFTRDILDIKDGNSTEFVTDLPDEQQVVVYMPEVDKENMGGTMRLGLRPTYFQEGTEWSRIRKLYGNADSVEERHRHRYEINPEFVDRLESHGLVFVGKDESNKRCEILELQNHPYYVATQYHPEYTSKVLDPSKPFLGLVAASANILDDVIAGKYRIQDEHTDF; encoded by the coding sequence ATGAAGTACGTTGTTGTTTCCGGTGGTGTCATCTCCGGTATTGGGAAGGGTGTGCTAGCGTCGTCCACGGGGATGCTGTTGAAGACGCTCGGCTTGAAAGTGACTTCGATCAAGATCGACCCGTACATGAACATTGATGCTGGGACGATGTCCCCCCTGGAGCACGGTGAGTGTTTTGTGTTGAACGACGGTGGGGAGACAGACCTGGACTTGGGGAACTACGAGCGGTACTTGAACGTGACCCTGACCCGCGACCACAACATTACCACGGGGAAGATCTACTCGCACGTGATCGCGAGAGAGCGTAAAGGTGACTACTTGGGGAAGACCGTGCAGATTGTCCCACACTTGACGAATGCGATCCAGGACTGGATTGAGCGTGTCGCGAAGGTTCCTGTCGACGACACGGGGCTTGAACCAGACGTGTGTATCATCGAGCTCGGTGGTACCGTTGGGGACATCGAATCCGCTCCCTTTGTCGAGGCGCTGAGACAGTTCCAATTCCGCGTCGGACGCGAGAACTTCTGTTTGATCCACGTCTCCCTGGTGCCCCTGATTCACGGTGAGGAAAAGACGAAGCCCACACAGGCGGCGATCAAGGACCTGCGGTCTCTAGGGCTTGTCCCAGACATGATTGCGTGTCGGTGTGCGAGAGTGCTTGAGAAATCGACGATCGAAAAGATTGCCATGTTCTGCCACGTTGGCCCAGAACAAGTTGTGAATGTGCACGACGTCAACTCGACGTACCATGTGCCTTTGCTTCTTCTAGAGCAGAAAATGATCGACTACTTGCACGACAGACTGAACTTGACAAGCATTGAGTTGAGCGAGGAGGACGTCGAGAAAGGTGGCcacttgttgaagaagtggaagGCGACCACTGGCAATTTCGACTCGTCGATGGACACAGTCAAGATTGCGCTTGTTGGGAAGTACacgaacttgaaggactcgTACTTGTCCGTGATCAAAGCTTTAGAGCACTCCTCGATGATGTGCCGTCGCAAGCTCGAGATCAAATGGGTCGAGGCGACAGACTTGGAACCGGAGATGCAAGAGGCCGACAAGGAGAAGTTCCATTTTGCGTGGAAGGAGGTCACTACCGCGGACGGTATCCTCGTACCGGGCGGGTTTGGTACGCGTGGTACCGAAGGTATGATCCTTGCCGCACGGTGGGCGCGTGAGAATAAGATCCCTTACCTGGGTGTGTGTCTCGGTTTGCAGATCGCGACGATCGAGTTCACTCGTGATATCTTGGACATTAAGGATGGGAACTCTACGGAGTTCGTCACGGACCTACCGGACGAACAACAGGTCGTTGTGTACATGCCTGAGGTCGATAAAGAGAACATGGGAGGGACGATGCGTCTCGGGTTACGCCCCACGTACTTCCAAGAGGGCACCGAATGGAGCCGTATAAGAAAATTGTACGGTAACGCGGACTCCGTTGAGGAGAGACACAGACACCGTTACGAGATCAACCCTGAGTTTGTCGACCGTCTGGAGTCGCACGGGCTTGTGTTCGTGGGCAAAGACGAGTCCAACAAGCGTTGCGAGATCCTCGAATTGCAGAACCACCCGTACTACGTCGCGACGCAGTACCACCCAGAGTACACCTCCAAAGTGCTGGACCCATCGAAGCCGTTCCTCGGCCTCGTCGCCGCGTCCGCCAACATCCTGGACGACGTCATTGCTGGGAAGTACCGCATTCAAGACGAACACACGGACTTTTGA
- the ECM13 gene encoding Ecm13p (similar to Saccharomyces cerevisiae ECM13 (YBL043W) and YJR115W; ancestral locus Anc_7.483): MQGQLIDTVRDKLCECAGAVQSQRDCDLRVLVAHANLLDALLLEQRRREQQERLGRAGAAPPLLLADSCTDSSSDDEYSSLSSSEEEDSDEDSDYEYNAQYGIPSACGSANLLTKMASHSDPQLGRLVLPTM, encoded by the coding sequence ATGCAGGGACAGCTGATAGACACGGTGAGGGACAAGCTGTGCGAGTGTGCTGGTGCGGTGCAGTCGCAGCGGGACTGCGACCTGCGGGTGCTGGTGGCACATGCCAATTTGCTGGACGcgctgctgctggaacAGAGACGCAGGGAACAGCAGGAGCGGCTCGGGCGTGCAGGGGCCGCGCctccgctgctgctcgcCGATTCGTGCACGGACTCGTCCTCCGACGACGAGTACAGTTCCCTGTCCAGttcagaggaggaggactCCGACGAGGACTCCGACTACGAGTACAACGCACAGTACGGGATCCCCAGCGCGTGCGGCTCTGCCAACTTGCTCACGAAGATGGCCTCGCATTCGGACCCACAGTTGGGACGGCTAGTACTTCCAACCATGTAA